A genomic window from Aurantimicrobium photophilum includes:
- a CDS encoding DUF3618 domain-containing protein, producing the protein MASNSKLSKVSEDEFFTEPSFVSTLSNAELQEHLAATRDKLSSTLDELEDKANVPKKLGKAKDRLQERFTVMKQEQPLVLLGIGVGAVALAGAIIVGVFRSGRR; encoded by the coding sequence ATGGCATCTAACTCCAAGCTTTCTAAGGTTTCAGAAGACGAGTTCTTTACAGAGCCTTCATTTGTTTCCACACTCAGCAACGCTGAACTGCAAGAACACCTTGCTGCCACCCGCGACAAGCTCTCCTCCACATTGGATGAGCTGGAAGACAAGGCCAACGTTCCCAAGAAATTGGGTAAGGCAAAGGATCGGTTGCAGGAACGCTTCACAGTGATGAAGCAGGAGCAGCCTCTGGTTCTTCTCGGCATTGGCGTGGGAGCTGTGGCCCTTGCAGGTGCAATTATTGTGGGCGTATTCCGCTCGGGTCGTCGATAA